The genome window GACTTCACTGTTTCGCCATGAGTAAAGAAAAGTTCGAAACCTCCAAACGGGAAGGCGTCCACAAAGAATTCGAATCCTATACGGGGAATTGGAAAGGCGTCAACCAGATGATGTTCAAAGAGGGAGAAGTCACCGACGAATCTCCGATTGCGGGAACCATCAAACTCGTATTAGGCGGAAGATTTCTTCTGCACGAATACAAGGGAAGTTACGGAGGTGAACCGTTCGAAGGAATCGCGATCTACGGATATCACATCGACAAAAAACGATACGAATCCGCTTGGGTCGAAAGTTTCGGAATGGGGAGCGGAATCCTGTTTTCGGAAGGAGTTCCAGGCGCAAAGGAATGGTCCGTTACGGGACACTACGGCGGCGATACTCCGGAAACCAGTTGGGGTTGGAGAACCAGTTTGGAAAAAGACGGGGACGATAAGTTGATTATCTTCTCTCAAAACCTCAGACCGAACGGAGAAAAAGCGGGAGGAGTTCGAATCCTCTACGAACGCGTTTCGTAAGTTTCCCGACGGCTTCTTATAAAAAAGAGAAACAAATTCTTTTCGAATCCCGAATTTTGACGACCTTCGTTCATCCGTTCTCCGTCGAACAGACGCGTGGATAAAACGCGAAAAGGAGACGGATGGAAACCGCAATCATTACGAAAACGGAATGGGACCCGAAACAAAAATTAGTCAGCACGAGAATTAGCGGCAAAGTCGAAATCGAAGACGTGGAAGTCTGGGAAAAATCCCTTCTCGATTCCCTCGCACAAATACCGGACAACGGAACGTTTAAGATCTTCATCAACTTACACGGGTTCCAAGCCGCCAACCTCGAAGCGCACAAACGCTTTCGCGAGATCATACCGCAAATCTTATCGGACTACGGATGGAAGGTCGGTTACTTGAATCTCTTTGAAGAATCCAAATCGATGCGGTTTCAAAATCTCCGCGGAATCCGTTGCATCGCGGCGGTGCACGTTCATCAAGACGAAACGAAGATCGGAAACTACGAGGAAAAATTCGGAAAGGAAAACGAGCACTTCTATACGGATCCGATTCGAGCCAGGAACTGGATCGAGTCGTACGTTCTTAGCGCTTAAAAATCCTTTGACTTTCTCCCCGCCCTAAAAGAAACCTATGGGAAATGAAACAAAAGGGGCATTTTCTTTCCATAGGAGCCGGAACCAATCAGGTTCCCTTAATCTCCGCGGCGATACGCCTGGGTTATTCGGTGATCGCGGTCGATCAAAACGATCGCGCTCCCGGCTTGGGGATGTCCTCTCTTCGAATCATGGAGTCCGTTACAGAATATCGTAAAATTCTAAAGACGGTTTCCGAAATTCCTCTGCACGGAAGAATTCTCGGAGTAGGAACGCGTTCCTACGGAAAGGCGACGTATACGGCTTCTTACATCGCCGAAAAACTCAAGCTGCGTTATGCGAGCTTGAACTGCGTGGAAATCTGTTCCGATAAAAATCTTCTGAAAGAAACCGCGGCCAGAGTGGGAATTCTCGTCCCCGAAAACTACGACATCCATTCGAACTTATCTAAAAATCAATTCCCGTTCGTCTACAAACCCGTCCGAGGAAACAGCAAAGAAGGAATCCGAACCTTTCACGAACCCGAAGAATGGGAAACGTTCTTAAAATCCAAAAAGAAATCACCGAAATCGAAAACGGCGCCTTCCAAAAAGAAAACAAG of Leptospira sanjuanensis contains these proteins:
- a CDS encoding DUF1579 family protein translates to MSKEKFETSKREGVHKEFESYTGNWKGVNQMMFKEGEVTDESPIAGTIKLVLGGRFLLHEYKGSYGGEPFEGIAIYGYHIDKKRYESAWVESFGMGSGILFSEGVPGAKEWSVTGHYGGDTPETSWGWRTSLEKDGDDKLIIFSQNLRPNGEKAGGVRILYERVS